In Vibrio bathopelagicus, the following are encoded in one genomic region:
- a CDS encoding STAS domain-containing protein — protein sequence MELRKIDLNTTTLTLSIFGDLDAAGSRDVQTDIDDVISNDGHPEIEVDFSEVQFLDSSGVGAIVYMFKRLTERERNMRLENVSGQPLEIMKLLRIGHAIPVNSKNPTNS from the coding sequence ATGGAATTACGCAAAATTGACTTAAACACAACGACACTGACTCTTTCGATTTTTGGTGATTTAGACGCAGCAGGTAGCCGCGACGTACAGACCGATATTGACGATGTGATTTCTAACGACGGCCACCCAGAAATTGAAGTTGATTTCAGTGAAGTTCAGTTTCTTGATTCATCAGGCGTGGGTGCAATTGTCTACATGTTTAAGCGATTAACTGAGCGCGAACGAAACATGCGCTTAGAAAATGTATCTGGCCAGCCTTTAGAAATTATGAAGCTTCTACGTATTGGCCACGCTATCCCTGTGAACTCAAAAAATCCTACCAATTCATGA
- a CDS encoding OmpA family protein — MKKLKNYIALSLSVLVLGCTSYPEQGTGGLAESFDSLNYQNSDFSPVMPDEPLGPEHGLRFDWQLAKLHLDALIQEGARWCFPAAVVQAIQKQNRIARELQGGLLLDAANDLVIQRKRLNELEVQLDYVTSQARCEPPKNENQFRMQLSVIQQLYELLNVDNQFATDSIEVNPKYMGKLAEASSILKENKSLDLIVTGHADATGSEEYNDKLALGRAKQVERYLTIFGLSPQRIKAVSVGETVPLFEGESDGTLLTNRRVSIEVISPENAAKMGGAQ; from the coding sequence ATGAAAAAACTTAAAAACTACATAGCCCTTTCTCTGTCTGTCCTAGTTCTGGGTTGCACAAGTTACCCAGAACAAGGCACTGGCGGTTTGGCAGAAAGCTTTGATTCGCTCAATTATCAGAATTCTGACTTCTCTCCGGTCATGCCCGACGAGCCTCTTGGTCCTGAACATGGACTACGTTTTGATTGGCAATTGGCAAAACTGCATTTAGATGCCTTAATTCAAGAAGGTGCACGTTGGTGCTTCCCTGCTGCTGTTGTTCAAGCAATTCAAAAACAAAACCGAATCGCCCGAGAACTCCAAGGTGGTCTTCTGTTAGATGCAGCCAACGACCTTGTTATCCAGAGAAAACGTCTTAACGAACTTGAGGTTCAACTCGACTACGTGACTTCTCAAGCGCGCTGTGAACCACCTAAAAACGAAAACCAATTCCGCATGCAGTTATCCGTGATTCAACAACTGTACGAACTGCTCAATGTTGACAACCAATTCGCGACAGACTCTATCGAAGTGAACCCTAAATACATGGGTAAGTTGGCTGAAGCGTCTAGCATTTTGAAAGAAAACAAATCTTTAGATCTTATTGTTACAGGACACGCAGATGCGACAGGTTCTGAAGAGTACAACGATAAACTAGCGCTAGGACGAGCAAAACAAGTTGAACGCTATCTCACTATCTTTGGCCTAAGCCCACAAAGAATTAAAGCAGTATCTGTCGGTGAAACGGTACCACTTTTTGAGGGTGAATCTGACGGAACCCTGCTGACCAACCGTCGAGTGAGCATTGAAGTTATTTCGCCTGAGAATGCAGCGAAGATGGGAGGTGCACAATGA
- a CDS encoding SLBB domain-containing protein yields the protein MKSLITLFITFSLCFASFVQANDEFSDAVQVGDLIQVNVPGESTLNTGFQVDKRGRITLPEVGAVFVAGYNNEQLNKVVLESLASAYKDLSNASVYVKEQQIIISVQGYVKKPGEYTLALGSSVQMALYAAGGLRSGAQLDKLILKRGSDKKEFNYKRFLDSGDEANLPTLQSLDSLFVPASPLVGNIEQEFDPAKLANSGDSADSRNAIKVFGEVNAPGSFTYKEDTDLVDVLMRSGGVTRYASVEQIRVISNNTPTLFNLKRYLDSGDESLLPALRPGSTIFVPKQEEEIKSGANMVYVMGEVAAPGAFEGKKGATFMDILANAGGPTRFAESRQIRVIKADGRVIKFDLAAYTEGLPNSNPPSIKAGDAIFVPEKTDMNEKSWLKITPDRAVNVIGEVNRPGRIEWSDEMNFMGLLAHVGGPTLRADTSKIEVVTGRKMIVFNLDDFIRNGAPRDQLPYIRAGSIVRVHDLPQDPSDNKSQWVRQSSDASIYIFGQVNAPGRYRFTKDMHFLDILSAADGPTKDADIHNVRVTHRDKTYSQVSKLNLSLYFETGDESLLPNVTTGDTIYIPEKGKNWLDTPKEETVRVLGAINNPGRYVFNDNMTILDVLAEAAGPTDNAYVEKITIVNMSCCQGQARTFDLVEFSKTANIYNLPVLRAGDTIYIPDRRESFMEKARVGLEDILRLTTMIVLIGAL from the coding sequence ATGAAATCGCTAATCACTTTATTCATCACATTCTCATTGTGCTTCGCGAGTTTCGTTCAAGCGAATGATGAGTTTTCTGATGCAGTACAAGTTGGTGACCTCATCCAAGTTAACGTTCCTGGTGAAAGCACTCTAAATACTGGCTTCCAAGTGGATAAACGCGGACGAATTACCCTTCCTGAAGTCGGTGCAGTATTCGTGGCGGGTTACAACAATGAACAACTAAACAAAGTCGTTTTGGAGTCTTTAGCTTCAGCTTACAAAGATCTGTCAAACGCATCCGTGTACGTTAAAGAACAACAAATCATCATCTCGGTACAAGGTTATGTGAAAAAACCGGGCGAATACACGTTAGCGCTAGGCTCAAGTGTTCAAATGGCCCTGTACGCGGCGGGCGGTTTACGTTCAGGTGCACAGTTAGACAAACTGATCCTAAAACGTGGATCTGACAAAAAAGAGTTCAACTACAAACGTTTTCTAGACTCTGGGGATGAAGCCAACCTACCGACACTGCAATCGCTTGATTCTCTGTTCGTTCCCGCATCTCCGCTTGTTGGTAATATTGAACAAGAGTTTGACCCAGCTAAGCTTGCTAACTCTGGTGACAGTGCTGACTCTCGCAATGCCATTAAGGTGTTTGGTGAAGTAAACGCGCCGGGTTCATTCACGTACAAAGAAGACACTGATCTCGTTGATGTGCTGATGCGATCGGGCGGTGTGACTCGCTATGCCAGCGTAGAGCAAATCCGTGTCATCTCTAACAACACACCTACTCTATTCAACCTTAAGCGCTACCTAGACTCTGGTGATGAAAGCTTGTTGCCTGCTCTTCGTCCCGGCTCAACCATTTTTGTACCGAAACAAGAAGAAGAGATTAAGTCTGGTGCCAATATGGTTTACGTGATGGGTGAAGTTGCTGCTCCCGGTGCTTTTGAAGGCAAAAAAGGCGCGACCTTCATGGATATCCTTGCAAATGCTGGCGGTCCTACTCGATTTGCAGAATCACGCCAAATACGGGTGATCAAAGCGGATGGCAGAGTGATTAAATTCGATTTAGCGGCTTACACAGAAGGCCTACCTAACTCTAACCCACCGAGCATTAAAGCCGGTGACGCTATTTTCGTTCCAGAGAAAACAGACATGAACGAGAAGTCTTGGTTGAAGATTACACCAGACAGAGCGGTCAATGTCATCGGTGAAGTCAACCGACCTGGACGTATTGAATGGTCAGATGAAATGAACTTCATGGGGTTACTGGCTCACGTTGGCGGCCCTACATTACGTGCTGACACGTCAAAAATTGAAGTTGTGACAGGTAGAAAGATGATAGTGTTTAATCTTGATGACTTCATCCGAAATGGCGCGCCACGCGATCAACTTCCATACATTCGAGCTGGCTCTATCGTCCGTGTTCACGATTTGCCACAAGATCCTTCAGACAACAAATCACAATGGGTTCGTCAAAGCTCAGACGCATCAATCTATATTTTCGGACAGGTGAATGCTCCCGGTCGTTACCGCTTCACTAAAGACATGCATTTCTTAGATATACTGTCAGCGGCTGATGGCCCAACTAAAGACGCCGACATACACAATGTTCGTGTTACACACCGTGACAAAACCTACTCTCAAGTAAGCAAACTAAACCTATCATTGTATTTTGAAACGGGTGATGAATCATTACTGCCAAACGTAACAACGGGTGACACCATTTATATCCCCGAGAAAGGTAAAAACTGGTTAGATACACCCAAAGAAGAAACCGTTCGAGTGCTTGGGGCTATCAATAACCCGGGTCGTTATGTGTTTAACGACAACATGACCATCTTAGATGTCTTGGCAGAGGCGGCGGGCCCTACTGATAACGCTTACGTAGAGAAAATCACCATTGTGAACATGTCTTGCTGCCAGGGGCAGGCGCGCACATTTGATTTGGTCGAGTTCAGTAAAACGGCCAACATTTACAACCTACCAGTACTGCGCGCTGGTGACACTATCTACATCCCAGATCGCCGTGAGAGCTTTATGGAAAAAGCTCGTGTAGGTTTAGAAGACATATTACGTCTAACAACAATGATCGTCTTAATAGGAGCTTTGTGA
- a CDS encoding P-loop NTPase family protein has product MTISAIQAEVEQLYLTSELNNKRSLCITACDSGDGVTSIATALAERFMLAGHSTLYVDLNLFNPAFKDLHMLEEKQQGRLIEHVESQRLFMGVPAPQVTSTQLAYKDPETLTKVVSQWLETYERVVVDTSPLLNINKGNIPAQSVASACDCTLLVVAYGETSTHNLTQAKKLLDAQNILLLGCVMNMKHTPSFANELIRQVNKLKLLPRSLQEKIKSSISRNEFLNLPL; this is encoded by the coding sequence ATGACTATTTCAGCAATTCAAGCAGAAGTAGAGCAACTCTACTTAACCTCCGAACTTAATAACAAGCGCTCTTTGTGTATTACGGCGTGCGATTCTGGTGACGGTGTAACATCTATTGCAACGGCTCTAGCGGAACGCTTTATGTTAGCTGGTCATTCTACCCTGTATGTAGACCTCAATTTATTTAATCCGGCATTCAAAGATTTACATATGTTGGAAGAAAAGCAACAAGGAAGACTCATTGAACATGTTGAGTCTCAACGCCTTTTCATGGGGGTTCCAGCTCCTCAAGTTACTTCAACTCAACTGGCTTACAAAGACCCAGAAACGCTGACTAAAGTGGTAAGCCAATGGTTAGAAACATACGAAAGAGTGGTTGTCGACACCTCGCCTCTGCTGAATATTAACAAAGGCAATATACCCGCCCAATCTGTAGCAAGTGCTTGTGATTGCACGTTACTTGTTGTCGCGTATGGAGAAACTTCAACGCACAACTTAACTCAAGCAAAAAAGCTACTTGATGCACAAAATATCTTGCTTCTTGGATGTGTGATGAATATGAAACACACTCCAAGTTTCGCTAACGAATTGATACGACAAGTAAATAAACTGAAGCTCCTTCCTCGTTCACTACAAGAGAAGATTAAAAGTTCGATATCTAGAAATGAGTTTCTCAATTTACCTCTATAA
- a CDS encoding phosphate/phosphite/phosphonate ABC transporter substrate-binding protein, whose protein sequence is MKNLTLLTLALLPTLTYAETFTFGIVPQQSASRLAQQWTPILARISQETGHTIIFETAKDIPMFEQRLANGDYDFAYMNPFHFVTFNNSVGYSAMAKAKDKRLKGIMVVRKDSGITSLEQLDNTTLAFPAPAAFAATLLTQAGLKQRNVHFEPNYVSSHDSVYLSVAKGFYPSGGGIIRTFNALAPEVRDQLTPIYTSKGFTPHAIANHPRVDSEIVQKVQASFVQLAQNEEGKTLLSPLRIKAFEIAVNVDWDDVRALNIKQKDTMPMTVNKDQ, encoded by the coding sequence ATGAAAAATCTAACGTTGCTAACATTGGCTTTGCTACCGACATTAACTTATGCAGAGACCTTCACATTTGGTATTGTTCCTCAGCAATCTGCAAGTAGACTCGCGCAGCAATGGACCCCAATACTCGCGAGAATAAGTCAAGAAACGGGTCACACAATCATCTTTGAAACCGCTAAAGATATCCCTATGTTTGAGCAACGTCTTGCTAATGGTGACTACGATTTTGCGTATATGAACCCTTTCCACTTCGTTACTTTCAATAACAGCGTTGGCTATAGTGCGATGGCAAAAGCCAAAGACAAACGCCTAAAAGGTATCATGGTAGTGCGTAAAGATAGCGGTATTACAAGCTTGGAACAGTTAGACAACACCACCCTTGCCTTTCCCGCACCTGCAGCGTTTGCGGCAACGTTACTAACTCAAGCTGGCCTGAAACAAAGAAACGTTCATTTTGAACCTAACTATGTCTCTTCACATGATTCTGTATACCTTTCTGTGGCCAAGGGTTTTTATCCATCTGGAGGCGGTATCATCCGAACCTTCAACGCATTAGCCCCGGAAGTTAGAGACCAGCTAACTCCTATCTATACCTCCAAAGGTTTTACACCTCATGCTATCGCTAACCACCCGAGAGTCGACTCAGAGATAGTACAGAAAGTCCAAGCCTCTTTTGTTCAATTAGCCCAGAACGAAGAAGGAAAAACGTTACTTTCGCCACTAAGAATTAAAGCTTTTGAAATAGCAGTTAATGTCGACTGGGATGATGTTCGTGCATTAAACATTAAACAGAAAGACACCATGCCCATGACCGTAAACAAGGATCAATAG
- a CDS encoding response regulator produces MTFRTKTIIGIASIEIVMLMALVISAMSFLSDSNEQQLIKRAQATSQLFARATKDAVLSTDIATLDDIVKEIMTIEDIVYVKVERNEVLLSSAGDPDYFSKEIQVDTNLSNVNDGIFDTYYPIESDGLKYGSISIGFTTSSINSMLTDAKKTISSIALIEVILVAICSFILGTYLTKHLYQLSFAVKKVRTHGPGFQLKIKSDDELGDVVNAFNDMSTSLSKNYTDIKQAREQAEQASESKSRFLASMSHEIRTPMNGVLGILSLLKETKLTKDQSHLVNTASTSGELLLSIINDILDFSRMEANTLILEQKTFSLQECIHSTIDSFEPSANAKNIQLVTPYQPDLPVMVVGDVHRFQQILLNLIGNAIKFTSEGSVIVNVETNETADNKVEITCQVADSGIGIESNAMSYLFEEFTMVDQGYSRRRDGSGLGLAICKHLAKLMDGNIYASSEEGVGSTFTFSVILEKASNSAEERRSSSSSVTLNPKILASRILVAEDNKANQLVIINMFKNAGMIIDIANDGNQAVDMVKNNDYDFIFMDISMPEKDGLQACSEIRNLPNNQKASVPIVALTAHALSGDREQFLNQGMDDYLAKPMRMSQIADMLHLHLVTKHEHAIECKPDTVKVSQNGEPTTSDIQASGTADEPYATEGSEALDGHKNQIANQPLTEIQESDLVDEQILEQMVEDTCAEVMPMLIEHYIVESESRIKLIQKAVVEQDLSNLEFETHTLGSSSLALGNRRLSVLARKVEKLCSEQQSELAFSKVDELVVLAKESMNAIEKRRERGFN; encoded by the coding sequence ATGACTTTTAGAACAAAAACAATCATTGGAATAGCTTCGATAGAGATAGTGATGCTTATGGCACTTGTCATAAGTGCAATGTCATTTCTGTCGGATTCTAATGAACAGCAACTTATCAAACGCGCGCAGGCAACTTCTCAACTGTTTGCCCGCGCAACCAAAGACGCAGTGTTATCCACTGATATCGCAACATTAGACGACATTGTAAAGGAGATAATGACGATCGAAGATATCGTCTATGTCAAAGTGGAGCGTAATGAAGTATTGCTGAGTAGCGCTGGGGATCCAGACTATTTCAGTAAAGAAATTCAGGTCGATACGAACTTATCCAACGTCAATGATGGCATATTCGATACGTACTACCCAATTGAAAGTGATGGACTAAAGTACGGCTCAATTTCAATTGGGTTTACAACTTCTTCAATCAATTCGATGCTTACAGATGCTAAGAAAACCATCAGTTCAATCGCCTTGATAGAGGTCATTCTTGTTGCCATCTGCTCCTTTATTTTAGGTACTTACCTGACGAAACATTTGTATCAGCTTTCGTTTGCTGTAAAAAAAGTGAGAACGCACGGGCCAGGTTTTCAACTGAAAATAAAAAGTGACGATGAACTGGGTGATGTAGTTAACGCATTTAATGATATGTCTACCTCTTTGTCTAAAAACTACACGGATATCAAACAAGCCAGAGAACAAGCTGAGCAAGCTTCTGAATCTAAAAGTCGATTTTTGGCCTCTATGTCTCATGAGATTCGAACCCCTATGAACGGTGTTCTTGGCATTTTATCGTTATTAAAAGAGACCAAATTGACAAAAGATCAAAGCCACTTAGTCAATACAGCTTCAACATCGGGAGAACTACTTTTATCTATCATTAATGACATATTGGACTTCTCTCGTATGGAAGCCAATACGCTCATTCTTGAACAAAAAACCTTTTCTCTCCAAGAGTGTATCCACAGCACCATTGATAGCTTTGAGCCGAGTGCCAACGCGAAAAATATCCAGCTTGTTACTCCTTATCAACCTGACCTACCCGTGATGGTGGTTGGCGACGTTCACCGCTTTCAACAAATCTTATTGAATTTGATAGGTAATGCGATCAAGTTTACTTCCGAAGGTAGTGTTATCGTCAACGTTGAGACTAATGAAACCGCAGATAATAAGGTAGAGATTACATGCCAAGTCGCCGACTCTGGGATCGGTATTGAATCCAACGCAATGAGCTATTTATTTGAAGAGTTCACCATGGTGGACCAAGGATATTCAAGACGTCGTGACGGTTCTGGGCTAGGCCTCGCCATTTGTAAACACCTAGCGAAACTGATGGATGGCAACATATATGCAAGTAGCGAGGAAGGTGTCGGTAGTACCTTTACCTTTTCGGTAATTTTGGAAAAAGCATCAAACTCAGCTGAAGAACGTCGTTCTAGTTCTTCGTCGGTGACGTTAAACCCTAAAATTTTAGCCAGCCGTATCCTAGTAGCTGAAGATAATAAAGCAAATCAACTCGTTATCATTAATATGTTTAAAAACGCAGGGATGATCATTGATATCGCGAACGATGGGAACCAAGCTGTCGATATGGTAAAAAATAATGATTATGACTTCATCTTTATGGATATCTCTATGCCAGAAAAAGATGGCCTACAAGCATGTTCTGAAATCAGAAACTTACCCAACAATCAAAAGGCGTCAGTGCCAATCGTCGCGCTGACTGCACATGCACTCTCAGGAGATAGAGAGCAGTTTTTAAATCAAGGCATGGATGACTACCTTGCAAAACCAATGAGAATGTCACAGATCGCTGACATGTTGCACCTCCACCTTGTTACCAAACACGAACATGCTATTGAGTGCAAACCTGATACAGTGAAGGTATCTCAAAACGGCGAGCCTACAACTTCAGATATTCAGGCAAGCGGTACTGCTGACGAACCATATGCAACAGAGGGTTCTGAGGCTCTGGACGGTCACAAAAATCAAATAGCCAATCAGCCGCTAACGGAAATTCAAGAATCTGATCTGGTTGATGAGCAAATTCTTGAACAAATGGTTGAAGATACCTGTGCCGAAGTGATGCCAATGTTGATCGAGCACTATATTGTAGAGTCTGAAAGCCGCATAAAACTGATTCAAAAAGCTGTTGTGGAACAAGACCTATCTAACCTAGAGTTTGAAACTCACACCTTGGGCAGTTCCTCGCTCGCACTTGGGAACCGTCGCTTATCTGTGTTAGCGAGGAAAGTCGAAAAACTGTGTTCTGAGCAACAATCTGAGTTAGCGTTTTCTAAAGTCGATGAGCTAGTAGTTCTTGCTAAAGAATCCATGAATGCTATCGAGAAACGAAGAGAGCGAGGTTTTAATTAG
- a CDS encoding ABC transporter substrate-binding protein has translation MKYKLSSVFLLVAAASGHANAGECGSVTIADMNWNSATLIANIDQFILEHGYGCDAELIPGDTMPTGTSMIEKGQPDVAPELWSNSLKDALDKGVQEKRLRYAGKALVNGGEEGFWVPAYLVKQYPEMATIEGVRKNASLFKHPEDPDTSAFYSCPAGWNCQISAGNLFEALDLEESGFTIVDPGSSAGLSGSIAKAYEREEAWFGYYWAPTAVLGKYDMVKVDFGSGVNEQEFLNCTTKEDCDSPKATMYPPSPVHTVTTEDFASRAPEAYDYFTKRGFTNDKMNSLLAWMEDNQADGEEASIHFLSEFPEIWHPWVSQEVAKKVEAKL, from the coding sequence ATGAAATACAAGTTAAGCTCCGTATTTTTGTTAGTTGCAGCAGCCAGTGGTCATGCTAACGCTGGTGAATGTGGCAGCGTAACAATCGCAGATATGAACTGGAACTCTGCAACTTTAATCGCCAACATTGACCAATTCATCCTAGAACACGGTTATGGTTGTGATGCCGAACTCATCCCTGGTGACACAATGCCAACGGGCACGTCGATGATTGAAAAAGGCCAACCGGATGTTGCACCAGAACTATGGAGTAACAGCCTCAAAGACGCGCTCGATAAGGGTGTCCAAGAGAAGCGTCTCCGCTACGCAGGTAAAGCCCTCGTCAACGGTGGTGAAGAAGGTTTTTGGGTTCCCGCTTATTTGGTTAAGCAATACCCAGAAATGGCAACCATTGAAGGCGTCCGCAAAAACGCTAGCTTGTTTAAACACCCAGAAGACCCAGATACATCTGCATTTTATAGCTGTCCAGCAGGTTGGAACTGTCAAATCAGTGCCGGTAACTTGTTTGAAGCTCTTGACCTAGAAGAGAGTGGTTTCACCATTGTGGATCCAGGCTCGAGTGCCGGCTTATCTGGATCTATCGCGAAAGCTTATGAACGTGAAGAAGCTTGGTTTGGTTATTACTGGGCACCAACCGCGGTATTAGGCAAATACGATATGGTCAAAGTTGACTTTGGTAGTGGCGTCAATGAACAGGAGTTTTTGAACTGTACCACTAAGGAAGACTGTGACTCCCCTAAAGCAACCATGTACCCGCCTTCACCAGTTCACACTGTCACTACTGAAGACTTCGCATCAAGAGCTCCAGAGGCTTATGACTACTTTACTAAGCGTGGTTTCACTAACGACAAAATGAACTCACTGCTTGCTTGGATGGAAGACAACCAAGCGGATGGTGAAGAAGCGAGTATCCATTTCTTGAGTGAGTTCCCAGAGATATGGCACCCATGGGTATCTCAAGAAGTTGCAAAAAAAGTAGAAGCAAAGCTGTAA
- a CDS encoding ABC transporter permease — protein sequence MADSNWLSSFPEMERSDLRAIKKALDGAYREFSREYGEMIESLFDPLLSFLVWFEKLLISTPWIIVLGVCTSLVYAASRSWKLALGCVVSLLLIGYFGMWEDTMRTLSIITVCTLVSIFLGIPIGIAMARSNRVQSIVTPLLDIMQTMPAFVYLIPVVMLLGIGKIPGLIAVVIYAIPPVIRLTNLGIRLVDKEVLEAATAFGASKKQRLWGVQLPLAMPTIMAGINQTIMMALSMVVIASMIGVKGLGQPVLKSITNQYFTLGLMNGFAIVALAILFDRASQAYARRTNAHLGGLKHD from the coding sequence ATGGCTGACAGCAATTGGTTATCAAGCTTTCCTGAAATGGAACGCTCTGATTTGCGAGCAATTAAAAAGGCGCTAGATGGCGCTTACCGCGAATTTTCCCGTGAATACGGCGAAATGATTGAATCATTATTTGACCCTCTTCTTTCTTTCCTTGTTTGGTTTGAAAAACTCCTCATTTCCACTCCGTGGATTATCGTTCTTGGCGTGTGCACCAGCTTGGTGTATGCCGCGAGCCGCTCTTGGAAACTGGCATTAGGTTGTGTGGTTTCATTGCTTCTCATTGGTTACTTTGGCATGTGGGAAGATACCATGCGTACACTCAGTATCATTACCGTGTGTACCCTAGTTTCAATATTTCTCGGAATCCCTATAGGTATTGCAATGGCGCGTTCTAATCGCGTGCAATCTATCGTTACGCCGCTACTCGACATCATGCAAACCATGCCTGCGTTTGTTTATTTGATTCCAGTGGTGATGCTTTTAGGCATTGGTAAGATCCCAGGCCTGATCGCCGTAGTTATCTATGCAATTCCACCTGTAATTCGTCTAACCAACTTAGGTATTCGTTTGGTTGACAAAGAAGTGTTAGAAGCAGCAACGGCGTTTGGTGCGAGCAAGAAACAACGCTTGTGGGGTGTTCAACTGCCTTTAGCAATGCCAACGATTATGGCGGGTATCAACCAAACTATCATGATGGCTCTCTCTATGGTGGTTATCGCGTCGATGATTGGTGTTAAAGGCTTAGGCCAACCAGTACTAAAATCGATCACCAACCAATACTTCACATTAGGCTTGATGAACGGCTTTGCAATCGTTGCCCTCGCGATTCTATTTGACCGAGCTTCACAGGCTTATGCGCGTAGAACTAATGCGCACCTAGGAGGGTTAAAGCATGACTAA
- a CDS encoding quaternary amine ABC transporter ATP-binding protein, with protein sequence MTKPLIEISGLYKVFGPKPMSVMNRVTNGEHKDDILADTGHTVGLKEINLEINRGEIFVIMGLSGSGKSTLIRHFNRLIDPTQGRITVEGIDVMSLNTKELEEFRRHKMSMVFQRFGLMPHRTVVENVAYGLEVQGIKKEDRLAKANEWLETVGLKGYGNQYPAQLSGGQQQRVGLSRALCTNAEILLMDEAFSALDPLIRSEMQDQLIELQEKLHKTIIFITHDLDEALRLGDRIAILKDGELVQQGTPHEILLNPADDYVEAFVKDVNRARALTVETVMQPPLYRITSETIEGALAQMKILKNDYAYHVTDDGYQGLVTQESLQDAVEDSSVHDFSEEIYEEVPAVLPDAVIEEVLPDTMSCDYSLPVVDEEGNLKGELERSAVAEIFTENSEEEVEPAPKLKIDKAS encoded by the coding sequence ATGACTAAACCATTGATTGAAATTAGTGGTCTTTACAAAGTGTTTGGACCAAAGCCGATGTCTGTTATGAACCGTGTGACAAACGGTGAACACAAAGACGATATATTGGCAGATACTGGGCATACCGTCGGGTTGAAAGAGATTAACCTCGAGATAAACCGCGGTGAGATCTTCGTTATCATGGGCCTTTCTGGTTCTGGTAAGTCTACATTAATCCGACACTTCAACCGCCTAATTGACCCGACTCAAGGTAGAATCACGGTTGAAGGTATTGATGTAATGAGCCTCAACACGAAAGAGCTTGAAGAGTTTCGTCGTCACAAAATGTCGATGGTTTTCCAACGCTTTGGTTTAATGCCTCACCGTACTGTGGTTGAAAATGTTGCATATGGATTAGAAGTCCAAGGAATCAAGAAAGAAGACCGTTTAGCCAAGGCTAATGAGTGGCTCGAAACCGTTGGCTTGAAAGGTTACGGTAATCAGTACCCAGCTCAACTTTCTGGCGGTCAGCAACAACGTGTTGGTTTATCACGAGCTTTATGTACCAACGCTGAAATTCTACTCATGGATGAAGCCTTCTCGGCACTTGACCCTTTGATTCGTAGCGAAATGCAAGATCAACTGATCGAACTACAAGAGAAGCTTCATAAAACCATTATCTTCATTACCCACGATCTCGACGAGGCACTGCGTTTAGGTGACAGAATCGCGATTTTGAAAGATGGTGAATTAGTCCAACAAGGTACGCCACACGAGATTTTACTTAATCCAGCAGATGATTATGTAGAAGCGTTCGTAAAAGACGTAAACCGAGCACGCGCTCTAACGGTTGAAACGGTTATGCAGCCTCCTCTTTACCGCATTACTTCTGAAACCATTGAAGGTGCTCTGGCTCAAATGAAGATACTGAAAAACGATTACGCTTATCACGTGACCGATGACGGCTATCAAGGCTTAGTCACCCAAGAAAGTCTTCAAGATGCGGTTGAAGATTCCTCAGTGCATGACTTCAGTGAAGAGATCTACGAAGAAGTTCCAGCGGTGTTGCCTGATGCCGTTATTGAAGAAGTTCTACCTGACACCATGTCTTGTGATTACTCTCTTCCTGTTGTCGACGAAGAAGGCAATCTGAAAGGCGAACTAGAACGAAGCGCTGTTGCTGAGATCTTCACTGAAAATAGCGAGGAAGAAGTAGAGCCCGCCCCAAAGTTAAAAATTGATAAAGCCTCTTAA
- a CDS encoding Hpt domain-containing protein, with product MKGIDVQNSALAAKTPMNLSTQVDNVSTIQEAELVDESILQQMIKDTSADVIPILIDHYIQESKTRIAAIKQASTANDSEALEFEVHTLGSTAMALGNRPLSKLSRKIEKQCIEQEHELAFSQVDKLLDLIVLSIDALIARKEAGFR from the coding sequence ATGAAAGGAATTGATGTGCAGAACTCAGCCTTAGCCGCAAAGACACCCATGAATTTGAGCACACAGGTCGACAACGTCAGCACCATTCAAGAAGCTGAACTTGTAGACGAAAGTATTCTGCAGCAGATGATCAAAGACACCAGTGCTGATGTGATTCCAATTTTGATTGACCATTATATTCAGGAATCAAAAACTCGTATCGCAGCTATTAAACAGGCCTCGACAGCAAATGATTCAGAGGCACTTGAATTTGAAGTTCATACTCTGGGTAGCACTGCCATGGCATTAGGAAATCGACCGCTTTCAAAATTGTCTAGAAAGATTGAAAAGCAATGCATAGAACAGGAACACGAATTAGCATTTAGTCAGGTCGATAAACTTTTAGACTTAATAGTTCTTTCAATCGATGCGCTTATCGCAAGAAAAGAAGCCGGTTTTAGATAA